The Pelodiscus sinensis isolate JC-2024 chromosome 4, ASM4963464v1, whole genome shotgun sequence genomic sequence ggggcgccagagcagcaggcagcagggccccagggggcaggggagggtgttcccaggggaggcaccagggggcgccagagcagcagccagcagggccccagggggcaggggaggttgtTCCCAGGGAGGCCCcagggggcaccagagcagcagccagcagggccccagggggcaggggagggtgttcccaggggaggcaccagggggcgccagagcagcagccagcagggccccagggggcaggggagggcattcccgaaggaggcaccagggggcgccagagcagcagtCAGCAGGGCCCAAGGACGCCAGGGGAGGGCATTCCCTAgaggaggcaccagggggcgccagagcagcagccagcagggccccagggggcaggggagggtgttcccaggggaggcaccagggggtgccagagcagcagccagcagggccccagggggcaggggagggtgttcccagggaggcaccagggggcgccagagcagcagccagcagggccccagggggcaggggagggtgttcccaggggaggcaccagggggcgccagagcagcagccagcagggccccagggagcaggggagggtgttcccaggggaggcaccagggggtgCCAGAACTGGGCCTGGTTTATTCAAAAGTTGCTTTTACTCTCTGGGCCCGGGGGGCTGTTTTGGGGCTTGTTTCACTGGGGGTCTCGGCTTTGGGCTGTTTGTGCAGGGGCTGAACCGGTGCCAATGCAGACGCCCGTCGCTAGAACACGAGAcgcccccctgacccccattCCCGCCCCATGGAGAGAACACCCCGGAATTCGGAAAGGTCCCGTCCCGCCCATTCGACACCTGCTCCCGCCATTCCCTGTCCTGCGCCGGGACAGGCTGCCATGCGGGATGGCGCCCTGCCCAGCCCACAGAGCCCCCAGGGAGCGGCTGGGCTGAGGGTGCCTGTTCTAAAATGAAAGGAACTAGAAATCAAGCCGGTCCCACGTTTATTAGCGCGATGGCGCTGAGGTGGAACTGCACGGTGCAGCAAAACCAGAGCTACTGCAAACAGTGACGGGATGGGAATACGCACGGCCCTGCGCCCTCGGAGATGGGGGGTtgctgggaaaggagggggctGTATTTCCTTGAGAGCCTTGGGAACTCCAGCTCaggcaaggggctgggggctacagagatggaggggagctggctgggggcgaggactcctgggttctctccccgtaGCCCCTTACCGGCACGTACTCCTGGCAGCTGTCCCCGCCCAGGTTGGGCCCGCACTCCAGCGAGTAGGAAAACACCACATGGCCCCGTTCCAGGTTGCACACAATCATGACGTTCCTGCCGGCCTTGAGTTGAGTGAAGCAGCCTCCCAACAGGTCGTCCCGCATGCCATCACTGTCCCACACCTCCACTTTCAGTTTGGGCTTCTCTGGTAGCGTCACTATCCCGAAATTCAGGTCTTCGTTCCACTCGGGGTTGTCGTTGTCTTCAATGAGGCGCGTCTGCAGCCTCTTTTTTTTGAAGAAGACCAGGACGTAGCCGTCGGTGGCGGTTGAGACGTCCCCCCACAGGTCTGTGCCCGACATCACACGAACCTTCAGCCGGGCCAGGCCCCGCCGGAGGGAGCAGCACATGGAGTTGGTGAGGGGGTTCCCAGAGCAGTGGCAAGTGCAGGGATCCAAAGAGTCAAAGACACCACCTTCTGGGCAGCTCCAAGGACACATGCTCTGCCCCCGCTCAGCCACGTACTCCTTCACTGCCTGCCTCAGCGCCTCCCGCCGGGGGTCTCCCGGCCTCACCAGGGTGTGGATGGACCCCAGGGAGTAGGAGACCAGGCTGGAGCTGGCTTTCAGGCTCTGAAGCCAGGCTGTGAATGTCGTGGTGTTCTGGGTGGTGGAGAAGAGTTCCTTGGTGTGGCTGCTCCCCCCTGTCACCTCGATGCGCTTCTCCAGGTAGGGCACCGGGGAGCTCCAGTCACTGTGGCTGCTCGGCTTGTGGGCGTGGGAGCCAGCGGGGAACTGGTTCAATCCCAGGTCTTCAAAGAACTTGGAGCCCAGATTCTCCCTGATTTCAGCGTCTGTCAGCCCATCCAGCGCTGCCCGGCAGGTCGGGATGGCCATCAGCTGCTGCACATGCCCGCCTAGAACTGCCTTGTTCAGATAGTGGGTACCGTACGTGGCCAGGAAGGACCGGTACGTGTCAGGTTCGTAGCTGGGTGGAAGCTGGCGCAGCGCCTGGGAGAATTGTGGTGCCAGCCGGGGCTGATGAGTGAGTCTCAATCTGCCcagaagggaaagaaagaggagtGATGAGCcggctacaggcctctgctcctttccctggaaaaactgcccccccccccacatctgtGACAACTCTGTGGCTTTTCTGAGGGGAGCTTAGTAGGTGAATCTCTCCCCTTATACTCAGTGCTGCCCCATTGCACCAATGCAGCTGTGGAAGGAGTAGTAATCCCAGCATAATGACCAGGTGCAACAGGAGGCACTTTGCTACAGGGTGAGGGGGCAGTAACAGAGCAGcgggtgctgtgctgtgctgcagggagcggggtggaGTCCTCGGAGGTGggactgtgctgcagggagtggggcaggccccagcagggggcactgtgctgcacggagaggggtgggggcccagcggggggcgctgtgctgcacggagaggggcggggcccagcagggggcgctgtgccgcagggagcggggcgggagccagcagggggcgctgtgctgcagggagcagggcagggcccagcagggggagctgtgctgcagggagcggggcaggagcccagcagggggcgctgtgctacagggagcggggcgggggcccagcagggggcgctgtgctgcagggagcggggcaggggcccagcagggggcgctgagctacagggagcggggcagggctcagcaggggttgctgtgctgcagggagcggggcagggctcagcaggggttgctgtgctgcagggagtggggcagggctcagcaggggttgCTGTGAtacagggagcggggcagggctcagcagggtttgctgtgctgcagggagcggggcgggggcccagcagggggcgctgtgctgcagggagcggggcggggctcagcagggggcgctgtgctgcagggagcgggacggggctcagcagggggcgctgtgctgcagagagcggggcggggctcagcagggggcgctgtgctgcagggagcggggcggggctcagcagggggctctgtgctgcagggggtggggtgggggctcagcagggggctctgtgctgcagggagcggggcgggggcccagcagggggcgctgtgctgcagggagcggggcggggctcagcagggggcgctgtgctgcagggagcgggacggggctcagcagggggcgctgtgctgcagagagcggggcggggctcagcagggggcgctgtgctgcagggagcggggcggggctcagcagggggctctgtgctgcagggggtggggtgggggctcagcagggggctctgtgctgcagggggtggggtgggggcccagcagggggcgctgtgctgcagggggcgggacgggggcccagcagggggcgctgtgctgcacgggccgggggcccagcagggggcgctgtgctgcagggagcggggcggaggcccagcagggggcgctgtgctgcagggagcagggcggggcccagcagggggcgctgtgctgcagggagcagggtgggggcccagcagggggcgctgtgctgcagggagcagggcgggggcccagcagggggcgctgtgctgcagggagcagggtgggggcccagcagggggcgctgtgctgcagggagcagggtgggggcccagcagggggcgctgtgctgcagggagcagggcggggcccagcagggggcgctgtgctgcagggagcagggcggaggcccagcagggggcgctgtgctgcagggagcagggcgggggcccagcaggggacgctgtgctgcagggagcagggcgggggcccagcagggggcgctgtgctgcagggagcggggcggggcccagcagggggcgctgtgctgcagggagcaggacagggcccagcagggggagctgtgctgcagggggcggggcgggggcccagcagggggcgctgtgctgcagggggcggggcgggggcccagcagggggcgctgtgctgcagggggcggggcgggggcccagcagggggcgctgcgctgcagggggcggggcggggacctACCGGGGGACTCTCACCTGTAAAACACACAGGACACCTCATTGAGCACAAACATGTACttgtcctgctgctccttctcGTAGGCGAAGCTGGCGAGCGGGGATcgcgccccccccagggccaggtcTTTTGTCTCCTCCGTCAGATCCAGCTCCTTCTTCCAGTGGCTGGTCACAGCCGATGCCACGGCCTGGGCCACGGCCACAGCCGACTCCTCCACCGAGCGTCTCACCTCCTGTTTGCAGGCAGCGTTTTCCTTCCAGTCCACCACGGCCAGCGGCACCTTCCTGTCCTGCCGCGGGCTCTGGCACAGGGTGCAGGTGCCATCAGGGCCGTGCCacaggctggtgtccagcagggaggcctccatccagcccagcgtggTGATGTCGATGCCCTTCCCCACCAGGCTGTGCCAAGGCATCGGGGGTGTCGTCTCTCTGCACTTCTGAGCCGTGGCGGTGTAGCAGTAGGGGGAGACTCCAGGGAGAAAGTGGAGGAGAAGCGGGATGAAGATGCTGCATCTTGGCATGGCTGGTGCCAGGGCGCCCTCACCAGGGAGCGGCTTTCAGTGTCTGAGCCTCCCTAGTgggagagaaacagagagagccTTCATTGATGGGaatccagtggcagggagttctgCAGGCACAAGACATACTACCAGTATTCAAGCAACCTCCAAGCTGCTATAAGTCTCCCTGCATGTGAGAGGAAAGTTTCCAACAACCCATGTTAGAGCCGGCCCACCCCTCTGAATCTAACAGAGAATTGATGCAGGAGCTGAGCAGTGCAGGGGCTATGACACACACAAGTTGGCAGTTCTGATTCTGTCCACTAGGGGGCAGTTGATTTTATTGTGTGTAGGAGGGGACATAAAACACACATTAGTGAGTCGTTCTCATTCCATGCAATGGACAAGCTGCTGtgcacagccctccccccacgccccaaTGAATCTCCCCTCCTGTCGGGCTTTGAATCCCCCCATGAGCAGCAGCCGCTCAGGCAGGGGCTCTCAGACTGTGTCTCCCTCCCAAGGGATCCATCGCATGGCCCTGAGATGCGGCCACCTCTGTGGTGCAGCAGCTGGAGAACAGCAGTGGTACCACGTAGGCTAGGGGGGTGTAGGGAGTGGCTGTGACCCCCCCTGAGGTTTGAATCCCTACTCTTagctgcaccagggcctgggctgctcccagctctgcctgtgggtCACGAGGTTTGTaccagggaggcgggggaggccGGTCACAAAGGGCTGAGCCTGCCAGGCAGTGAGGGACCGAGAGAGGATCCTGCAAACCTGGCTGGTCCTCCGCCTTCTGGACAGAATCAAAGGGCAGGAGCaaacggtggggggagggggagtcgtgggggcgcagggggctggaTGGGGACCAGGCGGTTCAGTTTATTCCTTAACGACCCTGGGAAAGGCGCAAACGCAGAGGTGGAACATTTGCCCTCAATACAAAATTCCCCGTcttgctgcagggcagagctgccTGCCGAGCGCTGCAAAGGGGCCTCCCAGCACTGGGTGCCTGGGCGCCGGGGGCAGAGGGAATCCAGGGAGCGGAAACGCAAAGGAACGCACAGGGCAAGACAATCCCACGTGTGACCCCACCTCGGGGGGGGTGCGGCTGGTCCCACTccagagagatctgggagtcGCTGCGGAGAGCTCCctgaaaacctctgcagtgtCTGTCGGAAACGCGCAGAGAATATTGGGAATGGTTCGGGAAGGAACCGATCACAGACAGAAAGTGTCGCACTGCCGCGATGTACAGCCATGGCAGCCCACAGCGTGAACTCCACAGGCCGGCCTGGAGGTCCCAtctcaaaaagtgatcttgggtttGGGAAAGGTAGGGAGAATGGCACCAGAAATGCTTGGAGGGGCCCATCCTTAAGGTGACATAGGCCATCGGGTGCCAGCaacgccccctgccctgggcatcgGCCAAACCAGACTAGTGAGAGCTCCGGGTTTGCCCCGGATCCGTCCCCTGCGTTTCCCCGTGTCCGGCACGTACCTGTTCTGTGCCCAGGCTGGAAGGATCCAGCGCCCAGACTCTCTGCCGCCGGGTTTGCCGGGTGCCCTCTAAATACAGCCCCAGGCGCTGGGGGCTGGTGTTCCCAGGgatgctccgccccctcccctcgggcctccccctctctccgccCACCCCGTGGTGCctggcccagacactgaccctccctcagcccccccccccccccgctgctctcccccctccagcctgggCAAAGGAAACCCTGAccggccacccctccccccgcccccggtgaGCCCCCGGCCCCTCAGGGCCTGGGCAGACCCCCCTCTGCATCCTGTCCGGGCTGGCAGAGCCTGAGTCCTTCCCCTCTGGTGCCAGGGCTGCGGGGCCCAGTCCCCTCCCCGCCGCACCCAGGGCCGGAggggccccccacccaccccagccggCCCAGAGCTCCGCAGTCCCTGGCTGGCTGGTGCCCTGGGGGGCGGGTGCGTGAGGCGCCCTTCAAGGCTCTGCAAAGGCAGTGGAGGGGGGGTGTTACACCCATGCCAAGAGGGTGACCTCAGAGCATCTGccgcctcctgtgcccccccccgagTCCCACTTTCCTGATGCACCACCTGCCCAAGGCCTCCCCCCATTCCCTCACTGTCCCAGGAGGGATCCCCACCCCACTGTCCCAGGACTGCGATTGGTGGGTTTGGTTCCTACAGCGTAAACAAAACTGAAGCGCCAATTGGAAGCTGAAAGTAAAAATCTTCCAGGGacgctggctccagccctggcattTCCCTGAAACCGCCCAGCTGCagggcggggtgctggggcaggggggcacaCAGAGCCCAAAGGTCACCGGCCTTCCCCTGCTGAGCCCAGGCCTGACGCACTGCGGGCCGGCGCTGGGGCAGCGCGGTTGCTGCTCGGGTGGTCACAGAAGTGGGGGCCGAGCTCTCGCAGGGCCGGGAAAGGACAGATCCCAGGCTGTCGGCCCAGCCCCTGCGGCCAGCCCAGAAGCTGCCTGTGTCCCTGGTAGCCCCAGGCCGGATGGAGGGAGCGCGCTGGCTGCAGCACCTGTAGGCGGCCGGTGAGGACTCCCCCTGCAATCGCCAGTTGGCTGCCAACAGCGGATCCTCCCGCCCACCCGGCCTCATTCCTCACCGCCGGTTGTCTgtctgcagggctggggtggcccatgattagggttgccagttggctgaaagaaaaataccgaacacgctgccccccccccaaaaaaaaccaacggGAAAaaatttgttgaaggaaaaaaaggggggggggggagaccaaagttattgagcaaaaaaaaaagactccaaggacctggatcactgctagtgGTTACCGGGTAgtcattaaaaaaaccaaaacccggACACACTTCATGTGCAGGGGGGAGCAGGCGCCaggaagggagcggtgctggctggAAAGGGGAGGCCTGGAAACGGTTAAAGCGGTGGAGGGGGGCAATGGGGCTGGTCGGCGAAGGGGAGGCCAGCCgggaggggtcagggctggccgggagtaagggggggcaggaagcacagttgggggggatcaggggccgTGAGGGTGGCCAAGAGTAAGGGTGGGCAGGAatcagagctggcggggggaggggaggtgcgggggcgctggctggggagattaggaagaggaatgggccagcgggaagcagagctgggggggttggtggctggccgggaggaaggggggcaggaagcagagctgggagggtttgggggctggctgggaggaaggggggcaggaagcagagcttgggggggttgggcgctggctgggaggaaggggggcaggaagcagagctgggagggttgggggctggctgggaggaaggggggcaggaagcagagctgggagggttgggggctggccgggaggaaggggggcgggaagcagagctggggaggttgGTGGCTGGCCGGgagaaaggggggcaggaagcagagctgggagggttgggggctggccgggaggaaggggggcgggaagcagagctggggaggttggtggctggccgggaggaaggggggcaggaagcagagctgggggggtttgggggctggctgggaggaaggggggcaggaagcagagctggggggggttgggggctggctgggaggaaggggggcaggaagcatagctgggggagtttgggggctggctgggaggaaggggggcaggaagcagagctgggggggtttgggggctggccgggaggaagggggggaggaagcagagctgggggggtttgggggctggccgggaggaagggggggaggaagcagagctggggtggttgtgggctggccgggaggaaggggggcaggaagcagagctgggggggtttgggggctggccgggaggaagggggggaggaagcagagctggggtggttgtgggctggccgggaggaaggggggcgggaagcagagctggagaggttgggggctggccgggaggaaggggggcgtgaagcagagctgggagggttgggggctggccgggaggaaggggggcaggaagcagagctggggaggttggtggctggccgggaggaagggggggcaggaagcagagctgggggggttgggggctggccaggaggaaggggggcaggaagcagagctgggagggttgggggccggccaggaggaaggggggcgggaagcagagctgggggggttgggcgctggccaggaggaagggggcaggaagcagagctgggggagggttgggggctggccaggaggaagggggcaggaagcagaactgggaggggttgggggctggctgggaggaagggggtgggaagcagagctgggggggttgggggctggccaggaggaagggggtgggaagcagagctgggagggttggtggctggccaggaggaagggggcaggaagcagagctgggaggggttgggggctggctgggaggaagggggtgggaagcagagctggaggttgggagctggccagaaggaaggggggcgggaagcagagctggggggcgttggaggctggccaggaaggaggggggcgggaagcagagctggcgggtgttgggggctggccaggaagaaggggggcgggaagcagagctggggggagttgGGGGCTGGCCCggaagaaggggggcaggaagcagagctcgggggggttgggcgctggccgggaggaagggggcgggagcagagttgggggggttggcggctggccgggaggaaggggacaggaagcagagctggaggagtgtgggggctggccaggaggaaggggggtgggaagcagagctcggGGGAGttgggcgctggctgggaggaagagggtgggaagcagagctggggggggttggcggctggccaggaggaaggggacaggaagcagagctggagaggttgggggctggccgggaggaagggaggcgcgaagcagagctggggggggttgggtgctggcagggaggaaggggggcgggaagcagagctgggggggttgggcactggctgggaggaaggggggcgggaagcagagctggggggccttggtgtctggctgggaggaagggggacgggaagcagagcttggggggggggttgggcgctggccgggaggaaggggggtgggaagcagagcttgggggggttgggtgctggcagggaggaaggggggcgggaagcagagctgggggggttgggcactggctgggaggaaggggggcgggaagcagagctggggggcgttggtgtctggccaggaggaagggggacgggaagcagagcttgggggggggggggttgggcgctggccgggaggaaggggggtgggaagcagagctggggggattgggggctggccgggaggaagggggcgggaagaagagctggggtgttggggtctggccgggaggaaggggggcgggaagcagagcttgggggggttgggcgctggctgggaggaaggggggcgggaagcagagctgggggggttgggggctggccgggaggaaggggagcgggaagcagagcttgggggggttgggcgctggctgggaggaaggggggcgggaagcagagctgggggggttgggggctggccgggaggaaggggagcgggaagcagagcttgggggggttgggcgctggctgggaggaagggggcgggaagcagagctgggggggttgggggctggccgggaggaaggggggcgggaagcagagctgggggggttgggggctggccgggaggaaggggagcgggaagcagagcttggggggttgggcgctggctgggaggaagggcgcgggaagcagagctgggggggttgggggctggccaggaggaaggggggcaggaagcagagctgggggttgggggttggccaggaggaaggggggcaggaagcagagctgggggttgggggttggccaggaggaaggggggcaggaagcagagctggggcggtttgggggctggctgggaggaaggggggcaggaagcagagctgggggttgggtgttggccaggaggaaggggggcaggaagcagagctggcgggggcggggagaggtgcagcggcgctggccggggaagatcaggagggaaagtgggggagaaccggctggctgggaacagggggggtgagcaaatcagccggtggggagcgggactggcctGGGGACtcgctgcctgtcccacgcaggCTCCCGGTGATGCACGagcgaggaggcttcccctccccctcacactcagctgactgagggctcccagcagcaatcgcggccccgtctcccagctgggactcccagccactcccccgcccctgccagacttccggtgcgcagccggaaaatcagaaaataccggacactgcacactgcacactgcacatgTCCGGTCTTTTCTGATGTATTTTACCGGAGAGAtcgcacaaataccggactggcTGGCACAATACCCTACCCATGATGTGGACAAGGGAAGACAGACACGCCCCGGTGGCCgggccctgggaaggctggcaggggtggcaggtttgtataatttttggtggtgcccagtaTGGGTCTAGTTCCCCATCCCtacccctccacccaccctgtAAGccgatatatattttattaaataatgtaaaaacgGACTGGAAACTGTAAGCGTTTAACGGTTTCCCTTTATTGCACAATATCACTATCATaagaaaaaatgatttaaataagAATTTCAACGTTATTAATACTCTTTTGAAGATGGAAACAACCAAGCACTCTTTGATCCATAACCCTCAAAAGCAAATACTttccaaaattaaaacaaatatagcCCTGTCTTTTGCAATGTTCTTCAGGTCTCCACCTTTCTGGGAGAGTAGGAGGTGGTTTTTCCATATATAACAGATTTTGGAACAACATTCAGTCATTGGAGGAAGTTGGTTTtactaagttttttttaaataaatgacaaAGATTGAGTACGGTCTACGTGCAGAATTCATATTTATAccttctttataaaaaaaacaacaaaacactcCCGAGTATAAGTTAGCTAGTTTGGCACGTTTTTTCTTGCATAAGAGTTTTGCTATGGCTTGTAGATTGCTATCAAAGTGCATGTTGGAATAACATTGAAATATTTATTAGAAACTCTTTGTTCATTTTTTCGCTGGTAAATACTTGGACCTCCCATCTTTCTGTGAATATTATCTACAGCATCTGAAGTCAtggccctagagcagtggtccccaatcttttcaggttgtcgggcgccagggggcggggacacttgcccgcccgggggcgggccccccccccagccgcatgcccgggggcggggccccccccatagccacgcgcccggggccggcgcccccacccccgtaagcgccgcggggctaaggccggggccagcgctggggccagggcacgcgcggcgcccccgggggcgtgGG encodes the following:
- the LOC106732762 gene encoding perforin-1-like isoform X4 translates to MPRCSIFIPLLLHFLPGVSPYCYTATAQKCRETTPPMPWHSLVGKGIDITTLGWMEASLLDTSLWHGPDGTCTLCQSPRQDRKVPLAVVDWKENAACKQEVRRSVEESAVAVAQAVASAVTSHWKKELDLTEETKDLALGGARSPLASFAYEKEQQDKYMFVLNEVSCVFYRLRLTHQPRLAPQFSQALRQLPPSYEPDTYRSFLATYGTHYLNKAVLGGHVQQLMAIPTCRAALDGLTDAEIRENLGSKFFEDLGLNQFPAGSHAHKPSSHSDWSSPVPYLEKRIEVTGGSSHTKELFSTTQNTTTFTAWLQSLKASSSLVSYSLGSIHTLVRPGDPRREALRQAVKEYVAERGQSMCPWSCPEGGVFDSLDPCTCHCSGNPLTNSMCCSLRRGLARLKVRVMSGTDLWGDVSTATDGYVLVFFKKKRLQTRLIEDNDNPEWNEDLNFGIVTLPEKPKLKVEVWDSDGMRDDLLGGCFTQLKAGRNVMIVCNLERGHVVFSYSLECGPNLGGDSCQEYVPVRGYGERTQESSPPASSPPSL